GAGAGTTACCAATCGTTGTTCAAGCCAATCATGGGCAAGGTTATGGAGATTTTCCGTCCTGGTGCGGTGGTGCTCCAGTGTGGAGCAGATTCCTTGTCAGGTGACAGGTTGGGCTGCTTCAACCTATCCATTAAGGGGCATGCTGAGTGTGTGAGATTCATGAGGTCCTTTAATGTTCCGGTTTTGCtgcttggtggtggtggataTACCATAAGAAATGTTGCACGATGTTGGTGCTATGAGGTATGTAAAAGGGGAATTTCTTGcaaaatcattttttctaGGGCCTTCCCACTTCTGTTGTGCATTATTCTACCTATTCTACTAGCCTTTTCTAATTAATTAGGTTGAAAACAGCCAACTGTGTGCAGAACTAAGAGTATGTGCCATGCTCCACCACTGACTATAGTTACTGATTTGTGTCTCTCTAGTTATTCCTGTCCtttgttcaaaaaattctttaTGTTATATCATTTGAGCTTATTAGATGCTAAAGATACTTAAGTATTCTTATTTATGTTCATTAATAAATAGTCCTTTTATTGATAATGCATGAAACATATATAACTTACATCTTCAAATTAAATCTTCTTGATTTCCACTAATCATCTCTCTATGTACAGTTGATTATAAGAATCACTGAAATTAGAGAAGGAATATAAGTTATGATAACAGAGAGGTATTTAAGTGTCTgggttccttttttttttgaatttaaattgTAAGAGCTGGGATTGCAGTCCGTCAGTATGTAGATATAATTTTTACAAAGTGTGACCTCGAGGATCGAACTCTGGTGGGCTGCCAGCATACCTCGCTGGCTGACCACCCAAGCTATGCTTTGCTTTTCTACATATATGTTttctcaattttgaccaatTCAATTAATTGTGTTCTCTTTTCCTCATTTGTTTGAGCAGACAGGAGTCGCACTTGGTCATGAGCTCACTGACAAGATGCCGCTAAATGAGTATTATGAGTATTTCGGTCCAGATTATACTCTTCATGTTGCACCAAGTAACATGGAgaacaaaaacacaaaccGGCAATTGGATGAAATAAGATCAAGACTTCTTGATAATCTTACAAAACTCCGACATGCCCCTAGTGTACAGTTTCAAGAGCGACCTCCTGAGGCCGAGTTACCTGAGGTGACTTTTCTAGtaactcttttcttttcctagcATATATCAGATACAACTGTAAAAGTTGTGACACCATAATGTAGTTTTTGTGAACAACACTGACCATTTGTGTGAAGGGTGAATGTTAACTTTGGTGCTGCTAAACTCCTAAGTTTCTTACTGGAAACTGCATAGAATATGCTAAAACACCACTTTACTCCCTCAAACTATTGGTGAGGCTCACATAACCACCAATATTTTTTCTCTCACTTTACCCCCTAAACTTCTTAGTTCTTACTCCAGATCATTTCAACCCAACAGTTGTTTCCGTAGCTGGTATGAACTATGAAGCCCCTCGCACTTCCTCCTCCCTaactctctctccctcttgtGCCCATGGTGTCTTGTCCTCTGCTGTGCGGCTGTCGCACTCCAAGATTTCTACTCACCTCTTCTCATTTGTGTTCCAATCAATCATTGTCGTGTTGGCTCCTTCGCTGATTGGCTGTAGTTCTAGTTTAAAAAGTGACAAGGCTAGACCTTCATCATATTTTGGTTTCATTTATGTTTGATATAGCAAGACGAAGATCAAGAGAATCCTGATGAAAGGCATCATGCTGATTCTGATGTGGAAATGAATGATGCCAAGCCTCTGGAGGACACTGGAAGGTGTTTCTTTAATTGTTTCCTCAATCATCAGGTGATTATTTTGTAGCATAACATGTGTTCTGATGTAATATTTTCTCCTGTAGGAGGAGCAGTATTCAGAGTGTGAGAGTTAAGAGAGAATCTGCTGAAACTGAGTCGACAGATCAGGTACTTCTATTTTAAATTATACTGATTCAATGATATATGCATAAAGTTACAACTGTTTTGGTGTATCATGTATGCTTGCAGACATCTAAGCAGCAGTCTTACTTTATGTAATGCATGCTACTGTTTATCCTTTTTTCTTGACCGGCAAACTGTAGGAGAGATTGAAAGGCTCCTACTGCACCAGATTGATAAATAAATAGGAAGAACTTATGTACAAGCTGCTCTCTTGCAGAATGGGAACATATCCCTTTTTCCTCCAGAAACGTGttatatattatatatttttcgaGACCATGCAGGAGAGCTGCATGTATATGTAAatataaaaaagagagaaagttCTACAACGCCACGACCAAAAAGTCAAAACAGGagcagaaagaaaacaaacgaCCATAACACAGAGAAGTAGTGCTGCCTAAACTTTAAAAAACCAGAGGCTAACCCCAAGTGACCCTAGCGAGACTAACCATCTACATGGGAGCTCTTAGCACCAGCTGCGACCACAACCTGTATTTCGCTCTGATATCCTCCTGTACCTTCTGCAGGCTGTGCTGAATTTGATCAAACATTCTTATGTTTCTTTGTTTCCACACTTCCTATGCGACCAACATGACTAAGCTGTTGAATTTGCTGCTTCTATTTTGAGGCAGCCTGTGTCTGGAAGTCATCCACCAATCTTTGAATTGAGCTCGTGATGCTCCAGACTGCGCCTATCTAGTCTATCTGCCGTCCAGCACCTTCTTCTGATGGCCAGCCAAAGGAAAAATTTGCAACTTAAAGGCGCCCAAGCTTTCCAAATAGCACATGCACTGTTAACATAAATCCACATTTTTATGGCTGTATCGGAGTGCTATAAACTTTCGGTATTTTTTGCTTGAGGGTTTGATCTCAGGCTTGGCTTTTATGGCGTCACTAAGCATTGTTTCAGCACTAAGGCGCCTTAGGATGGTAAGGCGTCACCATAGCCTTAGCCATTCAGCATATGGTGGTCACGGAGAAGTGTGCCGTCGCCAGGGGCTCTGCCAACACCCTGTGACAAACTGGGTTGCTTAGATGGGCTTTTGGGCCAAGTTACTCTATGAACATTGAACAGTGACTTATCTCttaatatttgtttattttctcttgCATTATTTGTGCTGATTGCTGTTCCTACACTGTCTGAGGCGTCACCTTGCCGCATGTCAAGCACCAAGAGAGGTTTGGGTGTAGGAGATAAGGAAAAATTGAAGGAAAAAGAGGGAAGGAGTTAGTAGTTTCTGCTTGACTGATAATGAACTAAGAGGCAGGTTCACATATAGTAGGCATCGGTTTctaagattgatgaaggacaAGGTTGGGGCTACAGCTCCATGTAGCAAGGTTTGGCCGGTCATGGTGCTGGGgatgagagggagagaaggtTGGGGTTGGGGATTAGATCTGTACTAATTTTATTCTCATTCCTTTGATAATCCATATTGGGTACATCGTGTCTTTTATTGCGAAGACTCAGCTTGATGCCTAAGAACAGAATCCTGAATTTCTTAAGATACCATACCCTTATCTTTCTATTAAAACCTATCACTTGCCTAACCAAATACATATACTTACTAGTCAAAtaacctactccctccgacccatattacttgtcccagatttagtacaaagttatactaaatcagtgacaagtaattccgaccaGAGGGACTATTATACTTATCTCCTTGACTGATTGGCCATGGTACTGTTCACATGGGTACTGTTCATGTGAATAGATTCCTGCACAGGACGACTCCTAAGCTTGGTCCTGCCCTGTGCCATTGAGCTATGAGCCCAACGCCCATGACACTATAAACATGGCTATTGATGGAAAACATTGATGTGAGGCCTAGGCAACTAACTGACATGGCAAAACTACTGGGATAAACTCTTGTGGAAATCAAGTTTATCGCTTAAGAGTCCTAATCTTTAGAAGGAATCACCAAATCCACATGAAGAGATAGAGGCTTATCTAAGGCTTGACCACATCATAGTTGCCTGATTCAGTAGGATGAGCTAGATCAGGGTTTGATATCGCTCCAAATCAGTCGTGGTTCGGACAACGAGTCGTGATGTCAGGCGAACCGGAAAATGAATTACTCTCCGTAGGCCCCGTGTGAGGATAAGATGGTGGCACAGACATGGTGGCTGGCCCATCATCATGGCACGTCAGCAGCTCCTCCTGCGCACTGCAGATGCATGCACAGAGAATAggctcctctcctccatccACCAGTAACATGAGCAAGAAGGGGCCGCAAGGTGAGAGAAAGCTCAGAGGCTGTAGCCTTCGTGCAGGAGAGGAAGAGATGTGATTGGTCAAGCTGCTAGCAGAGAAGAGCTAGTGGGAGCAAGCTGGGGGAGGCAGTTGCTTAGCACAGCGGGAGCTATCGATTGGGAGGAAGCTAGGAGCAGGCCGCGGGCTTGCCTGAGCCGGGCCAACCAACATACCTTTTCTATTTCTATTTTCTCTCTGTCATTTATCTGGGATTTTCGGTGGCTCCTTGCTCTTGTACCCTCTGCTATATTTCAAACCAGAAATGTTGGGTTACATCGAGATGTATACCCTGTAGCAAATTTGATCCGTATGTGGTAGGGAATTCCGAATTATGAACGGGGAACTCGAATCGGGAACCCAGCGAAAATCAGGTAACTATTAACCATATGCTCACATGATGATGCCACACCCCCCTATGGACTTGTGCTTGGGCTGGCGGTAGGTGGACCCCCACATGACATAAAGCTATTTTGTAACATCAGTCAAAAGCTTGTAAGGTTTTTATGACTATGCATGGTCAGTAATCTCTGGTGTAATGCTTGAGGTGATCAATGCATAGTTACCGGATTCGCTACCAGAAGCTTCAAATCCCGATCTGGATCGTTCGATCTGAATCGAGATTCGAAATCGGTACAGGTTGAGAGGAATTCGCTGCTTGATTCGTCGATCTCAAGAGAACCAGATGACACCTACAAGGCTACACCAAGTTGGCAACCGATGCAGAAACTTGTTGCAAGACAACACCAACGACGGAGGACATGCCAATGACGATGGCGGAGAAGATGTGTTGGCCAGTGCGTggctgcagctccttctctgGCGCAAGCAGCAGTACCTAGTTCTGAAGCTACACGAGCAGCGCGAAGCAGAATAGCTCTCCTCTCTGGTGAAGGAAAAGGGTGGCGCATCGTAGGTAGATGTGGATGAGGCGAGAGAGGCACAGTTAGCAACTTAATTAGGGCTAGCGTTTGTGGGCTACTGGCTGTAAAACCTTTGGTCTTTCTCAGCTCGCTGCTCTTTTTTAATAAAGATTTTCTGTGTATGTGTGATCCTTTTAGTGGTAGAAGAAAATATCGAAAATAGTCGGTTCATGAATCTGATCTCCGATTCACAAATCGGAGATGTGTCCCTCACAAACCAGATTCGTGCAATATAGCGAACTGTGAATCGCGAACCGAACGATTCGTGAATCTGGTAACTATGGATTAATGCTTGTGACTAATTTTTCTTAAATGTTCTCATGCAAGTTTTGCACTTTATAATGAATTAGTTGTAATGGTAGTTCTGTTTGACAAGTATTCCCTTCATCTAGAATTGTAGGCAAACAGCCATCTTATTTGTTCACAAATGTAGGTCGTTTTTGCAATTTCTAGGCACTTCCCTCCTCGCTCTTCCTATTGTACCCTCATGTTCATTACTCAAGTGGTTGCTCTCACAATCATATAACTTAGGAGCAAGAGAAGGGCTTGGCGGTCATTTCAAGCTATTCCTTATTTTCTATGGCCATGGGTGAAACGACGTACCGAGAAGGTATCaatttttcctatgaaaaATAGGAAAAGTGCGACCTGCCATGTACACAGTTGTTCAGCAATTCCCACGTAGCCATGTGTGTGAGCCTGTCAAATGCCTGTATTATGGAGTATTTTACTTTGAGGGCTCTTGTTTTTTGACGCAATGGTAGCAAGAGCATCGTTTATTTGTCTAACATATACGAGTTATGTAAATACTGCATCATTTAttgtttgtaattttttgtttgtatgcTGCAGGATGGTAGTGTAGTAGTAGCTGTGGAACATGCAAGGGGCACAGAGCCACCTGTCACCGATGGAGTTGGCTCCTCTAAACAAACCCCTGTAAGTGTCCTTTGGATATGTGAACATTTGAACTCCAATAGCATGCACATTGCACATAGTATTGCAAGAACTCCAGTAGACATGCACATCACATGGACTGCAGGCGCACACTAACCAGAAGGAActgcttttttcctttttgatgCAGACTTGCTTTGTccattttttagtttttttcctcttcaaGGCAAAGCCTAAGTCACACTCTAACCACAACTTCCTTTTGCTGGTGATTGTCACCTTTAGCCTATTGATGCAAGTTCGATGGCCATAGACGAGCCGGGTGCTGTGAGGCTTGAACCAGAGAGCTCAAACAAGTTACAGGAACATCCTGCAATGCATCAAAACAGTCTCTAAGCTGAGGCAGAGAGTTCAAGCAATCTGCTGCACTAGGTTATCTACCAGAATCCAAGATGATCTCTGTACCTTGGGAACTGGTGGTGCTTTGCACAATGCTAAATCTGTGATTTCTACATAGATGATGGTTGACTTATCAGTGCCATTCTTGAGCATTAATTTAACTCTGGCTGCTGTAGAGCAATCGATGCAGTAATGCAGTACAATTCAACGCTTACCGAGGAAGATGAAGTTTTGGCGCATCTTACTTAGAAAAATGTATAGGTAGGCGAGGCTTTGTTTTGGTGGGGGCTGTCTTCTCATGTAGTATGACAGAAGGGTGATCTTGTAGTTGGTTAGGAGGATTACTGCTAGCTGTGTTTTCAGTGCAAGTCTGTTTCACTGAAAATATTGTATTCAGAATGCAAGTCCATTGGGGTATTGTGTGTTACTCAGCTATTTCTGTTCTTACAGTCTAATTTCACAATGTAAGTCCATTGGGGTATTGTGTGTTACTCAGCTATTTCTGTTCTTATAGTCTAATTTCACAATGCAAGTCCATTGGGGTATTGTGTGTTATTCAGCTATTGCGACCATCTCTCTCTATCACACAACATTTTACCCAGGGGATTCTAGTTTCTATCTTTCTTTGTATATACAATTATTCAAAGATAGGAAGATCGTAACAACATATTTCAATTGAAGTTGCCAAACTTGAAAATAGCAACAAACATCATTTTCTGACATCATGGTGGCCATGTTGCTGAAAAAACTGAAACGCTGATGATCAGATGCGAAGAACAGCGGATTTCAGTCTGCAATGGGAATTCAGTCTGGGCTATTACACAAGGTTGCCGACTTGCTGCTGGGCCGGGCCATAGCGACGGTGTTGTTGTCGAGGCCTTTAAGTAGAAAGTGGCAGttctacaatttttttttgttttcctacACGTCATGAAGAAATCTTGCAGAAATGATgtctccattttttttttgaactaatcAACGTTTTAAGTCACGGTTTTGCAGCTTCACGGTAAGATCCTAGGTACAGCTGTTGTGAAActtaacggagggagtatatatatatatccttaTTTAAAGTATGAAATAAATCGAACTAGCATTTGTATATTATTCTCAACTTAACTCTTTTGCACTCCCTTTTTCAAATGTCTTTAGCAAGTTTTGGATTGAACCACACTCCAGCATCCACACCTTCTGGCATTTCTCAAGTCATCTTCAACCATTTTCCTGCGGAGCAGGATACGGCATACATACACCAAAATACGCATGCTAGAACGAAGACCTAGACCTGTGATTCATGTACACTAAACCACTAGAAGAGTCACGATGTCTTCCTCTGAATAATCAACAAGTCACCTTCGAAATGTTTGCAGTATACGAGCGATCTCAGTCTCACACATGCCGCCATTTCTTCGAGCCGGAAGCAGGCAAAAACCAATGTGTGATGCGTAGAGGTACCAGCACCATGTGCTGGTATGCACTAGCGTATGCCCAAAACTTCGTTCATGTTTCTCCTGTTCCAGTCAACACGCCAAGTAATTAATTGCATGGCGTTGAAGAACTGTCACCATTCCTGGAATTTTGTTGCACGGAGAGTATGTATGGAATATGGAGTAATATCTCTCAGATTGAAGCTGCAtcttggaattttttttctctctataATCAAGATCAAGAAACGAAGCAGCAGAGAGGTTAGAATTAAAGGAATGTTCGTACCTCACAAAAATCTTGCTATTAGAATGTCACTTTCACTCTCGAATAGATGCATGGAACAAGATACTGGTGGACCGAGTAAGCATGCCAAAAAAGCCGAGCAAAGCGACATGAGTACTTTGGACTGGCCGACGAGACTTTAAGCGGTATTGACCCGGGCCACTGAAGCACGATAAAGCGGTCATTGACCCGGCTCATCTCCATGTCGGCTCATCACCATCTTTGAACATATTTTGCTTGCCATCACATTCATCGTTGTACATATATAGTAAGTACTCCGTACGAGTCAACACTAAATGCATTTTTGTGCTCACCAGTCTGTGCGTGGTAGACTCTAGGTGACTCGTTAACACCTCTGGGTAATCCGATCCAACAAGTAGACTGTACAGTATACAGACCAAGAGCATGAGTGACTAATTGTTTATGCATGTATAGGATaagaaaaatactccctccgtttcataattcttgtcgaaatattacatgtatctagacgttttttaaatatagatacaatttatttttggacaaatttgagacaagaattatgaaacggatggagtaataAATACATAAGAACTTGCACTGTAACAAATCGCCTTATATATCACAAACGAGCTGGTTCATCACAACTGTCTATGTTAAAGGTCAGGGACGGTTTATTTTTAAAC
This is a stretch of genomic DNA from Brachypodium distachyon strain Bd21 chromosome 1, Brachypodium_distachyon_v3.0, whole genome shotgun sequence. It encodes these proteins:
- the LOC100828770 gene encoding histone deacetylase 1, whose protein sequence is MDVSAGGGGNSLPTTGADGSKRRVCYFYDSEVGNYYYGQGHPMKPHRIRMTHALLAHYGLLDEMQVLKPHPARDRDLCRFHADDYVSFLRSVTPETQQDQIRALKRFNVGEDCPVFDGLYSFCQTYAGGSVGGAVKLNHGHDIAINWAGGLHHAKKCEASGFCYVNDIVLAILELLKYHQRVLYVDIDIHHGDGVEEAFYTTDRVMTVSFHKFGDYFPGTGDIRDVGHSKGKYYSLNVPLDDGIDDESYQSLFKPIMGKVMEIFRPGAVVLQCGADSLSGDRLGCFNLSIKGHAECVRFMRSFNVPVLLLGGGGYTIRNVARCWCYETGVALGHELTDKMPLNEYYEYFGPDYTLHVAPSNMENKNTNRQLDEIRSRLLDNLTKLRHAPSVQFQERPPEAELPEQDEDQENPDERHHADSDVEMNDAKPLEDTGRRSSIQSVRVKRESAETESTDQDGSVVVAVEHARGTEPPVTDGVGSSKQTPPIDASSMAIDEPGAVRLEPESSNKLQEHPAMHQNSL